A single genomic interval of Dromiciops gliroides isolate mDroGli1 chromosome 1, mDroGli1.pri, whole genome shotgun sequence harbors:
- the LOC122735885 gene encoding 60S ribosomal protein L28-like: MLADMQWMVLWICSSFLIKCNKQTDSIGSNNLKAQNSFQYNRLILQKMVGIESDAYGKDIVVVLKRWAGKRKPATSYVRTTIKKMPGPHSTSATNVRNIIHKNKY; the protein is encoded by the coding sequence ATGCTGGCCGATATGCAGTGGATGGTCCTCTGgatttgctccagtttcctcatcaagtGCAACAAGCAGACGGACAGCATAGGGTCTAACAACCTCAAGGCCCAAAATTCCTTCCAGTACAACAGGCTGATCCTCCAGAAGATGGTGGGCATCGAGTCGGACGCCTATGGCAAGGACATTGTGGTGGTGCTGAAGCGATGGGCAGGTAAGAGGAAGCCTGCCACTTCCTATGTGAGGACCACCATCAAAAAAATGCCTGGGCCACACTCAACATCAGCCACAAACGTCCGGAACATCATTCACAAGAACAAATACTGA